The DNA segment CAGTTTGGTGCGCCACACACGATGTCCAGCAGACGGTCACCGCCCACGTTCACTTTTGTTACACGCAATTTATCAGCATTAGGGTGCTGACCGCACTCGACCACTTCGCCAACTACGACGCCGTTGAATGCACCGGCAACAGGATCCACGCCGTCAACTTCCAGACCGGCCATGGTGATTTGGTCGGATAATGCTTCGCTGCTGATGGCTGGGTTTACCCACTCACGCAACCAGAGTTCACTGAATTTCATGTGATAATCCCGCCTTACTTAAACTGTTTGAGGAAACGCAGATCGTTTTCGAAGAATGCACGCAAATCAGTCACGCCGTAACGCAACATGGTCAGACGTTCCATGCCCATACCGAAGGCAAAACCGGAATACACTTCTGGATCGATGCCTACGTTACGCAACACGTTCGGGTGCACCATGCCGCAGCCAAGCACTTCCAGCCATTTGCCGTTTTTGCCCATCACGTCAACTTCCGCAGAGGGCTCGGTAAACGGGAAATAGGAAGGACGAAAACGGATCTGCAAATCTGCTTCAAAGAAGTTGTTCAGGAAATCGTGCAGCGTGCCTTTCAGATTGGAGAAGCTGATGTCTTTATCAACAATCAGGCCTTCCATCTGATGGAACATCGGGGTATGCGTCTGATCGTAATCGTTACGATAAACGCGGCCCGGCGCGATAATACGGATCGGCGGTTGCTGGTCTTTCATGGTACGGATCTGCACACCGGATGTCTGCGTACGCAGCAGGCGTTTCGCATCAAACCAGAAGGTGTCGTGGTCTGCGCGTGCCGGATGGTGAGCGGGAATATTCAGGGCATCAAAGTTATGATAATCATCTTCAATTTCCGGACCGGTTTCCACGGTAAAGCCTAATTCACCGAAGAAGGTTTCAATGCGGTCGATAGTACGGGTCACCGGATGCAAACCACCGTTTTCCATACGGCGGCCTGGCAGGGAAACGTCGATCGTCTCTTCCGCCAGGCGGGCATTCAGTACTGCAGACTCCAGCGTATTTTTACGCGCATTCAGAGCTTCCTGAACCTGCGTTTTCGCTTCATTGATCACTGCACCCGCTGCCGGGCGTTCATCCGCTGGCAAGTCACGGAGGGTCGTCATCTGGAGTGTCAGGTGGCCTTTCTTACCCAGATATTCGACACGCACGTTATCCAACGTGGCGATATCCTGAGCACTCTCTACGGCTGCCTTGGCGTTGGCAACCAGCTCTGCGAGATGTGGCATTGCTTTCCTCTTCTTTCTGGCCAATATGGCCCGATGTAAAATAACCGTGATTAATCAGGGGCGCGATTTTGACCCTGAACCTTAGTGTATAAAGCACAGATACAAAAAAGCCTCCACGGGGGAGGCTTAGGCGCTACTTTTCGTTTCTTCTCTTACGCGCGAAAGCCTTCCTGAGTCAGGCGCTAAAGTAAAAAAAGAAACGGAAAATAGCAGCATTCATGCTTGCGTTACCTTGTTGATCAAACTCTTGAATCGGGAATGAAGCGACGTTGACGATACTACACAACGAATCAGGTTGTTTTCAAACACAAAATATAAAAGAGGGAGCAAGCTCCCTCTTTCACCTGACTTACGCCAGTGCTGCTTTCGCTTTCTCAACCAGAGCGGCAAATACCACTTTGTCGAAGACTGCGATGTCAGCCAAAATCTTACGGTCAATTTCAATAGAAGCTTTTTTCAAGCCGTTAATGAATTTGCTGTAAGACATGTCGTTCTGACGAGCTGCTGCGTTGATACGCGCGATCCACAGCTGACGGAACTGACGTTTCTTTTGACGACGGTCACGGTAAGCGTATTGACCAGCTTTGATAACAGCCTGGAATGCAACACGATATACGCGCGAACGGGCACCGTAGTAACCTTTCGCCTGCTTTAAAATTTTCTTGTGACGTGCACGTGCAATCACACCACGTTTTACGCGAGCCATATGCTCTCCTGAGTTTTATATTCTAGATGAAAAAAAGTGTATTTATGCGTACGGCAGACATGCAGAGACAAGGCCCAAATCGTTCTTGGATACCATGCCTTTTGGACGCAAGTGACGTTTACGCTTAGTAGCTTTTTTGGTCAGAATATGACGCAGGTTAGCGTGCTTACGCTTAAAACCACCGTTAGCGGTTTTTTTGAAGCGTTTAGCGGCGCCGCGTACTGTTTTGATCTTTGGCATTTTACATTCCACTTCGCATTGTTATTAACATGAATCAGAAAGGCGAATCCAGCATACGCGGTGCGAACACCGCGCAGCAGGATTACTTGGAAGCCTTACTGTTTCTTCTTAGGTGCGAGCACCATGATCATCTGACGACCTTCGATCTTCGTAGGGAAGGATTCGACAACGGCCAGTTCAGAATCTTCACACAGGTCTTTACGGACGCGGTTAAGCACTTCCATACCGATCTGTTGGTGCGCCATTTCACGCCCACGGAACCGCAGGGTGATTTTGGCTTTATCGCCATCTTCCAGAAAGCGAATCAGGTTGCGTAGTTTGACCTGATAGTCGCCATCATCGGTACCAGGTCGGAATTTAATTTCCTTAACCTGAATAACTTTTTGTTTCTTCTTCTGCTCTTTAGTCGACTTGCTCTTCTCGTAGAGGAATTTGCCGTAATCCATGATTCGACAAACTGGCGGCTCGGCATTCGGACTGATTTCTACTAAATCGACGCCCGCTTCCTCAGCTTTTTCAAGAGCTTCATTCAGACTGACAATACCAATCTGCTCGCCATCGACGCCGGTGAGGCGAACTTCTTGCGCGCGAATCTCTTTGTTAATGCGATTAGGACGCGCCGGTTGAACTCGTTTTCCGCCTTTAATACTTTATTCCTCCAGTTGATGAAGACTTCTGCTGCGGATTTCCGCCAGCAGTTTGTCAACGACTTCGCTAACATCCATGCTTCCTAAGTCTTTGCCGCGGCGAGTACGAACGGCAACTTTGCCTGCTTCGACCTCTTTATCGCCACAAACTAACATATAAGGAACACGGCGTAGCGTGTGTTCGCGAATTTTAAAGCCAATCTTCTCATTTCTCAAGTCGGCTTTAACGCGAATGCCTGCATCTTGCAGTTTTTTGGTTAATTCTTCGACATAGGTAGCTTGTGTATCAGTGATATTCATGATCACTACCTGTACCGGTGCCATCCATGTTGGGAAGAAGCCTGCGTATTCTTCAGTCAGAATACCAATGAAGCGCTCCATTGAACCCAGAATAGCACGGTGAATCATTACCGGAACCTGACGGTCGTTGCTTTCGCCAATATACGAGGCGTTCAAACGACCAGGTAATGAAAAGTCGAGCTGCACGGTACCACACTGCCACGCACGATCCAAACAATCGTACAAGGTAAATTCAATTTTTGGACCGTAGAACGCACCTTCACCCGGCTGATAATCGAACGGAATGTCGTTTTCAGTCAGTGCTGCCGCGAGGTCATCCTCAGCGCGAGTCCACATTTCGTCAGTACCAATGCGCTTCTCAGGACGGGTGGATAATTTCACCACAATCTTCTGGAAACCAAAAGTGCTGTACATGTCGTAGACCATGCGGATACAGCTGTTCACTTCATCACGTACCTGCTCTTCTGTACAGAAGATATGGGCATCATCCTGAGTGAAACCACGAACGCGCATCAGACCATGCAATGCGCCTGATGGTTCGTTACGGTGGCAGCTGCCGAACTCAGCCATACGCAGCGGCAAATCACGGTAAGATTTCAGACCCTGATTGAAGATCTGTACATGGCCGGGGCAGTTCATTGGTTTGATGCAATATTCACGATTTTCAGAAGATGTGGTGAACATCGCTTCTTTGTAGTTTTCCCAGTGACCTGTTTTTTCCCACAGTACGCGGTCCATCATAAATGGACCTTTCACTTCCTGATAGTCATAAGACTTCAGTTTCATGCGTACGAAGGCTTCCAGTTCACGGAAAATGGTCCAGCCGTCATTGTGCCAGAAAACCATGCCTGGTGCTTCTTCCTGCATATGGTACAGGTCAAGTTGCTTACCGATTTTACGGTGATCGCGCTTGCCAGCTTCTTCCAGACGCTGCAGGTAGGCATTAAGTTGTTTTTTCTCAGCCCATGCTGTGCCGTAGATACGTTGCAGCATTTTGTTGTCACTGTTGCCACGCCAGTACGCACCGGAGGTTTTCTGCAATTTGAAATGATGGCAGAAACGCATATTCGGGACGTGAGGACCACGGCACATATCGACGTATTCTTCGTGGTGATACAGACCAGGACGGTCATCATGACTGATGTTTTCATCCAGGATTGCCACTTTGTATTCTTCGCCACGGCTTGCAAAGGTATCGCGCGCTTCCTGCCAGCTGACTTTCTTTTTGATAACGTCGTAATTCTTCTCAGCCAGTTCGTGCATGCGCTTTTCAAGCAGTTCGATGTCTTCCTGAGTCAACGTACGATCTAAATCAACGTCGTAGTAGAAGCCATTATCGATAACCGGACCAATAGCCATTTTGGTGTCTGGCCACAATTGTTTAATGGCATGACCCAAAAGGTGCGCACAGGAGTGGCGCAGAATTTCAAGACCGGCTTCGTCTTTAGTGGTAATGATCGCCAGTTGCGCATCAGCCTCGATAAGGTCAGTAGCATCGACCAGTTCCCCATTTACGCGGCCAGCGATACAGGCTTTCGCCAGACCAGGACCGATATCAAGGGCAACATCAAGAGGAGAAACGGGACGATCAAAAACGCGCTGGCTTCCGTCAGGAAGAGTAATAACAGGCATGTTAATTCCTTAATCTACAGTGGTGCCCCACACGACAGAGCACATCTAGAAAAATATTTGAGTTTGAATTCGTATAGTTATTCACGCTATTCAGCTTTACCTTGCCGAATATAAACACCCTGAATACATCACAGTGTCGTATCGGGATGCGACGTGAAAACAGGCGGAGAGTTTACCACCCGTAAAGTGCGCATTTCCAGCAACCTCTGTTGCTTAGTGCGGATATTTTTCGTGTAATCATTCCCGAAGCAGCTAAGGTAATCGAAAGACGCACATTAAAAGGGAAATTTATGACAGAAGTCGGCCAGTTATTTCAGGCAATTGGATTAGGTTTGGTGGTGATTCTGCCTTTAGCGAACCCGCTCACGACCGTAGCTTTATTACTCGGTCTTTCCGGGAATATGACCGCACAGGAGAGAAACCAGCAATCGCTGATGGCCTCGGTATACGTTTTTATCATCATGATGGTGGCTTATTACGCCGGACAGGTAGTGATGAATACTTTTGGTATTTCTATTCCCGGTCTGCGTATCGCGGGGGGGCTTATTGTCACCTTTATCGGCTTCAGGATGCTTTTCCCTCAGCAACACGTGGAAGAGAAAGTGCTGATGGAAAACAAAACCGAAGAGATGAAAAGGCAGGACTCGCCAAACATTGCGTTTGTGCCGCTGGCCATGCCTAGCACAGCCGGGCCGGGTACAATTGCGATGATTATCAGCAGTGCGTCCACGATTAAAGACGGTGTTGATTTCCCGCATTGGGTAATTATGGTGGCGCCGGTGATGATTTTCTTCCTGGTTAGCCTGATTTTATGGCTGACGCTGCGCAGCTCTGGCGCAATTATGCGTTTGGTTGGGAAAAGTGGTATTGAAGCGATTTCAAGACTGATGGGATTCTTGCTGGTTTGCATGGGCGTGCAGTTCGTGATTAACGGTATCAGTGAGATTATTACTCACTTCCCGCCAGCAGCCTGAGCTGCTGGCAGAAGGCACGACACGCTTATCGCATAGCCAGATAAGCGTTGTTCACTTTCCACAAATAACGCGGAGCCTGCGGCGCCGGGTGTTTTTTCTGGACGTGCTGATAAAACTCGGTTGGCGACATCTGATTGATTTGAGCAATCGCGAAGGTCTTATCTTTCGCGAAAGTTCTCAGCAGTGCCCCGGCACCGTTGACATACGCCACGGTCGTCGCATAACGACGCGTCTCAGGATTGTTAATTCCTGCCAGTTGTTGCTGCAAAATGCTGAGATATGCCGTACCCAGATCGATATTTACCGCGGGATCTTTAAGATCACGCGGTGAGGGCTGACCATAGCGTCCTTTCATCCGGTAGGCATCGCGTCCTGCCGTTGAGGCCTTTAGCTGCATTAACCCAATCGCATTCGATTTACTGACAACGGTTGGGTTATATCCAGATTCGACCTGAATGATGGCTTTAACCAGTGTTTCATCTACGCCGTAAGTGCTTGCCGCCTGACGAATAACTTCGCCGTAAGGTCCCTGATGCATTAATGAAGTATCAGCCCGCGATGGCGGTGTTGGTTTCAAAAAGTGCGTCGTCTGAACCGGCGTTTCTTTAGCGCACCCCGCCAGTAATAGCGCAGCCATCAAATAAAGAATGTTTAGTTTCACATTATCTCTCTCGCGACTTGGACGAGATGTAGCATATACATCTTCTTCCCACACCTAAATATCTTTTTAGTCTATTATTAATATTGTTTTGTTAAATAAGGGGGTTAGAAGCATGTCGATAAGACAATTCTGCTAATAAAACCTGTTTCACTTCACATATTCTTAAATTGTCTTTTTCATTACCTGAAAGCTCAATTTCGCCAATGTTTACATTGCGTAAAATAACGCCTTATTCTGATTCAGCCGTGCGCAGGATCAGGTTTTTGAGGCGAAAAAAACGCTAACTTAATGAATTATCGGGCCAGTCAGAAGGGGTGATACCATGTGGCAAGCCGTCAATCGTTTGTTGAGTGAACATCTGGGCAGTGCAGAAATCCGCGAACGTGTTGAGCTTCCGGGAGGAGAAATTCATCCCGCCTGGCGGCTGAGTTACGGTGACAGGGATGTATTTGTGAAATGCAACGCGCGTGAAATGTTACCTATTTTCGCTGCCGAGGCCGATCAGCTCGCCCTGCTCGCCCGCAGCCAGACCGTGCGCGTTCCAGAAGTTTATGGGGTAGGCAGCGATCGCGATTACAGTTTTCTGCTACTGGAATACATTCCCCTAAAACCGCTTGATGCTCACAACGCCTATTTATTAGGTCAGCAGCTCGCAGCACTGCATCAGTGGAGTGAACAGCTACAGTTTGGGCTGGATTTCGATAATGAGCTGGCGACACTCCCTCAACCTAATAGCTGGCAAAGGCGCTGGGCGACATTTTTCGCTGAGCAGCGCATCGGCTGGCAGTTACAGCTGGCGGCTGAAAAAGGCATGGTGTTTGGAAATATCGAAGACATAACCGCCAGGGTTCATGCCCGTCTGCAAAATCATCAGCCCCAGCCTTCTTTGCTGCACGGCGATTTATGGCCGCATAACTGTGGCCTTTCAGATAACGGTCCGGTGATTTTCGATCCCGCCTGTTATTGGGGCGATCGGGAGTGCGATCTGGCGATGCTGCCGTTGTATCCGAATGTGCCTCCCCAGCTTTATGATGGCTATCAGAGTAAGACCCCGCTGCCCGATGACTTCATTTCGAGGCAGCAAATATACCAGTTATATTATTTGCTCAATCGCAGTAATTTATTCGGTGGGCAGCATCAGATGGTGGCCCAACGCGCCGTAGAGAGATTGCTACACGATAATACTAATTAGCAGGATAGATAAGTGAAAACTCAAACAAATAAGGCCTGAATGGTTAAAATATTCAGGCCTTATTTATGCAAAAAAATCGCTTTATTGGCTCGCGGAATTCATGATCTGCTAAACCAGTAAACCCAACAATTTCAAAATGAAATAGCCGATAACGGCAATGATAATCGGCAGAATATACAGCGGAAAATATTGCACAAAAATAGTATGCCGCGGTATCACAATCCGTTCTTCAATCTGAGGACGCGTGCGCCCTTCTGCGCCTTTGGCCTGCTCCAGAATTAGCTGATCCTGTATGCCTTCTCGGATATGTTTCACCTGACGTGACATTCTTGCACCGGACGCCTGAAGCGCCAGACCGACAAAAATTAGCCAATAAATAATGAAGAACATAATGTTCGCACTGGTCATCCCCTGGCCTAAAGACGGCACCGGCGAGTTGTACCAGAACACATTAAGAAAAGTGGTATTAAATCGTACCATATCCACCATGACATGGACGAAATCCAGCATCACCGCATTGATGCCCTGTTGAGCCTTAGTATGCTCATTAATAAAAGTAAGCAATGAAATCAGTGTAGAAAGCAGCGCAGGGATGAAAATTACCCATCCTGCAATCCTTTTAAGGACTGCGACACGTCCAGCTTGTTGGTACGTCATGAATTCCCCTTGTTAGGACGTCTTTATCAACGGCTAAGTTTACCCACAGAAGGTCTGCTCTGCTCATCATTTTAATCAGTTAGCACCACAGCTCGCCAAAAATGGCCCCTTTAGGAATTTTGCCAACGGATTTATCCCTTTCACCGCCAGTGATAGAGTAGCATTTCTTTCACTGATACGGAGTTCACCCGCATGGCTTACATACGCCCTGTTAATGCCGCAATTTTCGATATGGATGGTCTGTTAATTGATTCTGAACCTTTATGGGTTCAGGCAGAGCTTGATGTGTTCAGCAGTCTGGGTGTGGATATCACACAGCGGCATTTACTGCCGGATACACTTGGCCTGCGCATCGATCAGGTGGTGCGGATGTGGTATCAGGCGCTGCCTTGGCAGGGGCCGAATCAGGAAGAAACCTCGGCGATGGTCATCGCCCGCACCATCGAACTGGTTGAGCAAACCCGGCCACTGCTACCCGGCGTGACGCATGCGCTGGAACTGTGCCGAGATCAGGGACTGAAAATCGGACTGGCTTCCGCGTCGCCGCTGCACATGCTTGATACTGTGCTGGAAATGTTCAACCTGCATTCGTACTTTCAGGTGCGCGTTTCTGCCGAAAAACTGCCCTATAGCAAGCCCCATCCGGAAGTGTACCTGCTCGCTGCCGCAGAGTTGCAGGTCGATCCGCTGAACTGTGTGACGCTGGAGGATTCCTTTAACGGGATGATCGCTACCAAAGCGGCACGTATGCGTTCAATTGTGGTCCCGGCCCATGAATTTTGCGCCGACCCTCGCTGGGCGCTGGCTGATACCAAATTGTCCTCACTGGAGGAATTAATACCCGCGCATATCCGCTGACTCTCAGGCGCAGCAGACTGAAATTCACTGTTGCGCCGTTGATTTCCTCCTCGCTCCCTTTCGAATTCCCTTCCCCTCTTGGTCGATTAATTTCGGAAATCTTGAGCTGACTCATAAATAAATAAAACGTTATTTCATTTTTATTGAATTCACATGCCAATGTCCTTATGCTTTCTGCAATACGGACGAGCCGGGAGCTCTCCTGCTTCTGTAAGCTGTCACTGCCACGCAACGGTCAGACTAGCCCGGTAAGTCCTCCTTTATATGCACATCACAACGCACGAGAGGCACGACATGCAAGTTCGTCAAAGCATTCACAGCGATCACGCTAAAACCCTTGATACCGCTGAGTTACGCCGCGAATTTCTCATCGAGAAGATCTTCGAGAGAAATGCCTACACCATGACATACAGCCATATCGACCGCATTATTGTAGGCGGCGTGATGCCTGCTGAAAAAACAGTCTCTGTCGGAGATGAAGTCGGTAAGCAGCTTGGCGTAAGCTATTTCCTTGAACGCCGTGAACTGGGTGTGATCAATATCGGCGGGCCGGGCGTCATCGTTGTCGATGGCACAACTTATGAAATTGGTCATGAAGAAGCGCTCTACGTCGGCAAAGGTGCTAAACAGGTGGAATTTAGCAGCATTGATGCAGCAAAACCGGCCAAGTTTTACTACAACAGCGCTCCGGCCCACACCACGTTCCCTGACAAAAAAATCACGCTGGCAGAGGCCTCTCCACAAACCATCGGCGATGCAGCCACCAGCAACCGCCGTACCATCAACAAATTCATCGTGCCGGACGTTCTGGAAACCTGCCAGCTGACCATGGGGTTGACCAAACTGGAAGAAGGCAGCCTGTGGAATACCATGCCGTGCCACACCCATGAGCGTCGTATGGAAGTGTATTTCTACTTCAATATGGAAGAAGAAACCGCAGTCTTCCACATGATGGGGCAACCGCAGGAAACACGCCATCTGCTCGTTCACAACGAGCAGGCGGTGATCTCCCCGAGCTGGTCAATTCATGCGGGCGTAGGGACGAAAAACTACACATTTATCTGGGGAATGGTTGGTGAAAACCAGGTATTCGACGACATGGACCACGTCAAAGTCAGCGAAATTCGCTAACCCAGTGGCTTCGTCACAACCGTGCGGAGCCTTCTTATCTTTCAGGCGAATGCGCCGTTGCAAAAGAGATTCTGATTATGATCCTCAATGCGTTTGAATTAACTGGCAAAGTCGCCATCGTGACCGGTTGCAATACCGGGCTTGGGCAAGGAATGGCGCTCGGACTGGCTCAGGCCGGTTGTGACATCATTGGCATCAATGTATCTGAGCCAAGTGAAACAGCTGAAAAAATCGCCGCAACCGGTCGTCGTTTCCTCGATTTGCGCGCCGACCTGAGCAGCATTCAGGGCATTCCAGAGCTGATAGAACAAGCGATCCGAGAATTCGGCCATATCGATATTCTGGTTAACAATGCCGGGATTATCCGCCGTGAAGACGCCATCGAATTCAGTGAGAAAAACTGGGATGACGTGATGAACGTCAACAGCAAAACACTGTTCTTTATGTCGCAGGCGGTCGCGAAACAGTTCATCAAACAAGGCAATGGCGGCAAGATCATTAATATCGCGTCGATGTTGTCTTACCAGGGCGGAATACGTGTGCCCTCTTACACGGCATCGAAAAGCGCGGTGATGGGTCTGACGCGACTGATGGCCAATGAATGGGCGAAGCACAATGTCAACGTGAATGCGATTGCCCCAGGGTATATGGCGACCAATAATACTGAGCAACTTCGCTCGGACGGTGAGCGCAGCAAAGAGATTCTCGATCGTATCCCGGCGGGGCGCTGGGGTTTGCCGGAGGACGTGATGGGGCCGGTCGTTTTCCTGTCCTCCAAAGCTTCAGATTATGTCAATGGCTACACCATCGCCGTCGACGGAGGCTGGCTGGCTCGCTGAAAAACATACGTGACAATTTTAAGACGTATTTTTATACGTCTTTCCCCATTTAATCAATCCGTTGACAATTAGTTACAGGGTTCCGCTTCCAACATTGTGACAGTTTCACTTATACTGGATAAAATAACAGTTATCCAGTTCGGACGCGTCATGACGGCGGAAGGCCACCTCATTTTTTCTATCGCCTGTGCGGTATTTGCCAAGAAGGCGCAGCTCTCACCCGAGCTGGCGCACGGCGACTGGTGGCATATTATCCCAGGGTCTTTACTGACGTGCCTGCTCCCAGACATTGATCACCCAAAATCACTGATAGGCCAGCGCCTGAAATGGATTTCCCATCCGATTGCCCGCGCTTTCGGGCATCGCGGCTTTACGCACAGTCT comes from the Enterobacteriaceae bacterium Kacie_13 genome and includes:
- the hxpB gene encoding hexitol phosphatase HxpB gives rise to the protein MAYIRPVNAAIFDMDGLLIDSEPLWVQAELDVFSSLGVDITQRHLLPDTLGLRIDQVVRMWYQALPWQGPNQEETSAMVIARTIELVEQTRPLLPGVTHALELCRDQGLKIGLASASPLHMLDTVLEMFNLHSYFQVRVSAEKLPYSKPHPEVYLLAAAELQVDPLNCVTLEDSFNGMIATKAARMRSIVVPAHEFCADPRWALADTKLSSLEELIPAHIR
- the thrS gene encoding threonine--tRNA ligase, which gives rise to MPVITLPDGSQRVFDRPVSPLDVALDIGPGLAKACIAGRVNGELVDATDLIEADAQLAIITTKDEAGLEILRHSCAHLLGHAIKQLWPDTKMAIGPVIDNGFYYDVDLDRTLTQEDIELLEKRMHELAEKNYDVIKKKVSWQEARDTFASRGEEYKVAILDENISHDDRPGLYHHEEYVDMCRGPHVPNMRFCHHFKLQKTSGAYWRGNSDNKMLQRIYGTAWAEKKQLNAYLQRLEEAGKRDHRKIGKQLDLYHMQEEAPGMVFWHNDGWTIFRELEAFVRMKLKSYDYQEVKGPFMMDRVLWEKTGHWENYKEAMFTTSSENREYCIKPMNCPGHVQIFNQGLKSYRDLPLRMAEFGSCHRNEPSGALHGLMRVRGFTQDDAHIFCTEEQVRDEVNSCIRMVYDMYSTFGFQKIVVKLSTRPEKRIGTDEMWTRAEDDLAAALTENDIPFDYQPGEGAFYGPKIEFTLYDCLDRAWQCGTVQLDFSLPGRLNASYIGESNDRQVPVMIHRAILGSMERFIGILTEEYAGFFPTWMAPVQVVIMNITDTQATYVEELTKKLQDAGIRVKADLRNEKIGFKIREHTLRRVPYMLVCGDKEVEAGKVAVRTRRGKDLGSMDVSEVVDKLLAEIRSRSLHQLEE
- a CDS encoding MarC family NAAT transporter is translated as MTEVGQLFQAIGLGLVVILPLANPLTTVALLLGLSGNMTAQERNQQSLMASVYVFIIMMVAYYAGQVVMNTFGISIPGLRIAGGLIVTFIGFRMLFPQQHVEEKVLMENKTEEMKRQDSPNIAFVPLAMPSTAGPGTIAMIISSASTIKDGVDFPHWVIMVAPVMIFFLVSLILWLTLRSSGAIMRLVGKSGIEAISRLMGFLLVCMGVQFVINGISEIITHFPPAA
- a CDS encoding phosphotransferase; translated protein: MWQAVNRLLSEHLGSAEIRERVELPGGEIHPAWRLSYGDRDVFVKCNAREMLPIFAAEADQLALLARSQTVRVPEVYGVGSDRDYSFLLLEYIPLKPLDAHNAYLLGQQLAALHQWSEQLQFGLDFDNELATLPQPNSWQRRWATFFAEQRIGWQLQLAAEKGMVFGNIEDITARVHARLQNHQPQPSLLHGDLWPHNCGLSDNGPVIFDPACYWGDRECDLAMLPLYPNVPPQLYDGYQSKTPLPDDFISRQQIYQLYYLLNRSNLFGGQHQMVAQRAVERLLHDNTN
- the kduD gene encoding 2-dehydro-3-deoxy-D-gluconate 5-dehydrogenase KduD, whose protein sequence is MILNAFELTGKVAIVTGCNTGLGQGMALGLAQAGCDIIGINVSEPSETAEKIAATGRRFLDLRADLSSIQGIPELIEQAIREFGHIDILVNNAGIIRREDAIEFSEKNWDDVMNVNSKTLFFMSQAVAKQFIKQGNGGKIINIASMLSYQGGIRVPSYTASKSAVMGLTRLMANEWAKHNVNVNAIAPGYMATNNTEQLRSDGERSKEILDRIPAGRWGLPEDVMGPVVFLSSKASDYVNGYTIAVDGGWLAR
- the infC gene encoding translation initiation factor IF-3, with the translated sequence MKGGKRVQPARPNRINKEIRAQEVRLTGVDGEQIGIVSLNEALEKAEEAGVDLVEISPNAEPPVCRIMDYGKFLYEKSKSTKEQKKKQKVIQVKEIKFRPGTDDGDYQVKLRNLIRFLEDGDKAKITLRFRGREMAHQQIGMEVLNRVRKDLCEDSELAVVESFPTKIEGRQMIMVLAPKKKQ
- a CDS encoding transglycosylase SLT domain-containing protein; amino-acid sequence: MKLNILYLMAALLLAGCAKETPVQTTHFLKPTPPSRADTSLMHQGPYGEVIRQAASTYGVDETLVKAIIQVESGYNPTVVSKSNAIGLMQLKASTAGRDAYRMKGRYGQPSPRDLKDPAVNIDLGTAYLSILQQQLAGINNPETRRYATTVAYVNGAGALLRTFAKDKTFAIAQINQMSPTEFYQHVQKKHPAPQAPRYLWKVNNAYLAMR
- the rplT gene encoding 50S ribosomal protein L20, whose protein sequence is MARVKRGVIARARHKKILKQAKGYYGARSRVYRVAFQAVIKAGQYAYRDRRQKKRQFRQLWIARINAAARQNDMSYSKFINGLKKASIEIDRKILADIAVFDKVVFAALVEKAKAALA
- the kduI gene encoding 5-dehydro-4-deoxy-D-glucuronate isomerase, producing the protein MQVRQSIHSDHAKTLDTAELRREFLIEKIFERNAYTMTYSHIDRIIVGGVMPAEKTVSVGDEVGKQLGVSYFLERRELGVINIGGPGVIVVDGTTYEIGHEEALYVGKGAKQVEFSSIDAAKPAKFYYNSAPAHTTFPDKKITLAEASPQTIGDAATSNRRTINKFIVPDVLETCQLTMGLTKLEEGSLWNTMPCHTHERRMEVYFYFNMEEETAVFHMMGQPQETRHLLVHNEQAVISPSWSIHAGVGTKNYTFIWGMVGENQVFDDMDHVKVSEIR
- the pheM gene encoding pheST operon leader peptide PheM produces the protein MCSIVNVASFPIQEFDQQGNASMNAAIFRFFFYFSA
- the pheS gene encoding phenylalanine--tRNA ligase subunit alpha codes for the protein MPHLAELVANAKAAVESAQDIATLDNVRVEYLGKKGHLTLQMTTLRDLPADERPAAGAVINEAKTQVQEALNARKNTLESAVLNARLAEETIDVSLPGRRMENGGLHPVTRTIDRIETFFGELGFTVETGPEIEDDYHNFDALNIPAHHPARADHDTFWFDAKRLLRTQTSGVQIRTMKDQQPPIRIIAPGRVYRNDYDQTHTPMFHQMEGLIVDKDISFSNLKGTLHDFLNNFFEADLQIRFRPSYFPFTEPSAEVDVMGKNGKWLEVLGCGMVHPNVLRNVGIDPEVYSGFAFGMGMERLTMLRYGVTDLRAFFENDLRFLKQFK
- the rpmI gene encoding 50S ribosomal protein L35 yields the protein MPKIKTVRGAAKRFKKTANGGFKRKHANLRHILTKKATKRKRHLRPKGMVSKNDLGLVSACLPYA